The Zobellia alginiliquefaciens genome contains a region encoding:
- a CDS encoding immunoglobulin-like domain-containing protein has translation METDEASQDVDYETIYGFASGSGSLEPSEENGYAPNGEYGPISAGTYPLVFTPSELGPQRLVFTLRDSNGQEIETGLDFNVSEFIEVISITLSSQDTIKMKLGDEIPPAFVFEPSNATDQEVTVVSSDPDVVFIDENNVCIAVGLGTAQVTVTSVSNPDASDTVTVEVIPPDRVPVTSITVSQEDAGATGAQRKLVAAVLPQNATDPSVSWSSGDDTIASVDDNGLLTGLSAGTVTITATSVSDPDVTGSVIVEITGVSLLSANDIEAFALNGQIETATIDTQAHTVSVTVPEGTLLSVAPIMLTVSEGATVEPGLLQARDFGSPVQYTVTSGNGTEQVWAVTASVLTIPVVGGNDILAFELPGQNASDIDTDNRTVTVNVPDGTDLNVAPSVMVVSPDATVDPAINIVRDFSSAVTYTVTAENGTQRTWQVNVTVSPDDTAPIIELIGSNPQELTLGGTYNDPGATANDNVDGDMTGSIVVDQSGVDTSTIGTYEVTYNVMDSAGNPADEVIRTVRVVTAPDTTPPVIDLIGGDVEITVGQNYNDPGATANDNVDGDITGSIVVDQSGVDTSTIGTYEVTYNVMDSAGNPADEVIRTVRVVTAPDTTPPVIDLIGGDVEITVGQNYNDPGATANDNVDGDITGSIVVDQSGVDTSTIGTYEVTYNVMDSAGNPADEVIRTVRVVTAPDTTPPVIDLIGGDVEITVGQNYNDPGATANDNVDGDITGSIVVDQSGVDTSTIGTYEVTYNVMDSAGNPADEVIRTVRVVTAPDTTPPVIDLIGGDVEITVGQNYNDPGATANDNVDGDMTGSIVVDQSGVDTSTIGTYEVTYNVMDSAGNEALEKTRFVNVTAALDETAPEITLVGGTVNLTVGETYIEPGYSAMDNVDGNITGSVVVSGHPNMNVADSYTVTYNVMDGAGNTAQEKTRIVNVTAVLDETAPEITLVGGTVNLSVGNTYIEPGYSAMDDVDGNISGSVVVSGLPDMSVADSYTVTYNVMDAAGNAAQGKTRIVNVTPAPDETAPEITLFGGTENLTVGGTYVEPGYSAMDDVDGDITASVVVSGLPNMNVADSYTVTYNVVDAAGNGAQEMTRIVNVTAALDETAPEITLVGGTVNRTRGATYVDPGYSATDNIDGDITANVVVSGLPNMSVVGSYTVTYNVSDLAGNPAPQKTRRVNVTAPQVTITYNESTGVYTAPGGSRVTVTLRSYGAGKGNASVSGGGSAYTSWNGSDSTEFTETDFYEFDMPSSGNVTFSSSHMEIIPTSQSSVTIENDEGATKSFTLVKNNGIP, from the coding sequence TTGGAAACGGACGAGGCCTCGCAGGACGTGGACTATGAGACCATCTACGGGTTCGCTTCGGGCTCCGGGAGCCTTGAGCCGTCCGAGGAGAACGGCTATGCCCCGAACGGGGAATATGGTCCTATCTCGGCAGGTACCTATCCCCTTGTCTTTACACCTTCCGAACTGGGGCCACAGCGATTGGTCTTCACCCTTAGGGACAGTAACGGCCAGGAAATAGAAACGGGACTGGACTTCAACGTTTCCGAGTTCATCGAGGTAATCTCCATAACCCTTTCGAGCCAGGATACGATAAAGATGAAACTGGGGGACGAAATACCCCCGGCCTTCGTTTTCGAACCTTCCAACGCTACCGACCAAGAGGTAACGGTGGTCTCCAGTGATCCGGATGTCGTATTCATCGACGAAAACAACGTTTGTATCGCGGTCGGACTGGGTACGGCCCAGGTTACCGTTACCTCGGTCTCCAACCCCGATGCTAGCGACACGGTCACCGTAGAGGTAATACCGCCGGACAGGGTACCCGTAACAAGTATCACCGTTTCCCAGGAGGATGCCGGGGCCACGGGAGCGCAGCGAAAACTGGTGGCCGCGGTCCTTCCCCAGAACGCCACGGACCCGAGCGTGAGCTGGTCCTCCGGTGACGACACGATAGCATCCGTAGACGATAACGGACTGTTGACCGGTCTTTCCGCTGGAACGGTTACGATAACGGCCACTTCGGTCTCCGACCCGGACGTGACGGGGAGCGTCATAGTGGAGATCACCGGTGTATCGTTGTTGTCGGCCAACGATATCGAGGCCTTCGCCCTGAACGGACAGATAGAGACCGCAACGATAGATACGCAGGCACATACCGTTTCGGTGACCGTTCCCGAGGGCACACTACTGAGCGTAGCACCTATTATGCTGACGGTATCCGAAGGGGCCACCGTAGAACCGGGGCTTCTACAGGCACGGGACTTCGGTTCCCCTGTTCAATATACCGTCACCTCGGGCAACGGTACAGAGCAGGTATGGGCGGTGACCGCCAGTGTACTGACCATTCCGGTGGTGGGCGGCAACGACATCCTCGCTTTCGAACTGCCCGGACAGAACGCTTCGGACATAGATACGGACAACCGTACCGTAACGGTGAACGTGCCAGATGGTACGGACCTGAACGTAGCGCCGAGCGTAATGGTCGTTTCACCGGACGCCACGGTGGACCCTGCGATAAATATTGTTAGAGATTTTTCGAGTGCCGTTACCTATACGGTCACCGCGGAGAACGGAACGCAAAGAACTTGGCAAGTCAATGTTACGGTAAGTCCGGACGATACTGCCCCAATAATTGAATTGATTGGTTCTAATCCCCAAGAATTAACCCTTGGGGGAACCTATAATGACCCGGGCGCTACGGCCAACGATAATGTTGACGGTGACATGACGGGGAGCATCGTGGTGGACCAAAGCGGTGTCGATACGAGTACAATAGGTACATATGAGGTGACCTATAATGTGATGGATTCCGCGGGGAACCCTGCCGATGAAGTGATACGTACGGTACGTGTGGTTACTGCTCCGGATACTACGCCACCTGTAATCGATTTGATAGGGGGCGATGTTGAAATAACCGTCGGACAGAACTATAATGACCCGGGCGCTACGGCCAACGATAATGTTGACGGTGACATCACGGGGAGCATCGTGGTGGACCAAAGCGGTGTCGATACGAGTACAATAGGTACATATGAGGTGACCTATAATGTGATGGATTCCGCGGGGAACCCTGCCGATGAAGTGATACGTACGGTACGTGTGGTTACTGCTCCGGATACTACGCCACCTGTAATCGATTTGATAGGGGGCGATGTTGAAATAACCGTCGGACAGAACTATAATGACCCGGGCGCTACGGCCAACGATAATGTTGACGGTGACATCACGGGGAGCATCGTGGTGGACCAAAGCGGTGTCGATACGAGTACAATAGGTACATATGAGGTGACCTATAATGTGATGGATTCCGCGGGGAACCCTGCCGATGAAGTGATACGTACGGTACGTGTGGTTACTGCTCCGGATACTACGCCACCTGTAATCGATTTGATAGGGGGCGATGTTGAAATAACCGTCGGACAGAACTATAATGACCCGGGCGCTACGGCCAACGATAATGTTGACGGTGACATCACGGGGAGCATCGTGGTGGACCAAAGCGGTGTCGATACGAGTACAATAGGTACATATGAGGTGACCTATAATGTGATGGATTCCGCGGGGAACCCTGCCGATGAAGTGATACGTACGGTACGTGTGGTTACTGCTCCGGATACTACGCCACCTGTAATCGATTTGATAGGGGGCGATGTTGAAATAACCGTCGGACAGAACTATAATGACCCGGGCGCTACGGCCAACGATAATGTTGACGGTGACATGACGGGGAGCATCGTGGTGGACCAAAGCGGTGTCGATACGAGTACAATAGGTACATATGAGGTGACCTATAATGTGATGGATTCCGCGGGGAATGAAGCTTTGGAGAAAACAAGATTTGTAAACGTAACCGCCGCGCTTGATGAAACAGCTCCCGAAATCACCTTGGTAGGTGGAACGGTGAATTTGACGGTAGGGGAAACTTATATTGAGCCAGGCTATTCTGCCATGGACAATGTTGATGGAAATATCACGGGTAGCGTCGTCGTTTCCGGCCATCCCAACATGAACGTAGCGGACAGCTATACGGTCACCTATAATGTGATGGATGGAGCTGGAAATACAGCCCAGGAGAAGACTAGGATTGTCAACGTAACGGCGGTCCTTGATGAAACAGCTCCCGAAATTACTTTGGTAGGGGGAACGGTCAATCTAAGCGTAGGAAACACATACATAGAGCCGGGCTATAGTGCGATGGATGATGTTGATGGGAATATCTCGGGTAGCGTCGTGGTTTCGGGTCTGCCTGATATGAGCGTAGCGGATAGCTATACGGTAACCTACAATGTAATGGATGCAGCTGGAAATGCAGCCCAGGGGAAGACGAGAATTGTCAACGTAACGCCTGCCCCTGATGAAACCGCTCCTGAGATTACTTTGTTTGGGGGGACGGAGAATTTAACCGTCGGCGGAACATATGTAGAGCCGGGCTATAGTGCGATGGACGATGTTGACGGTGATATTACCGCGAGTGTTGTGGTTTCCGGTCTTCCGAACATGAACGTGGCGGATAGCTACACGGTGACCTATAATGTGGTGGATGCCGCAGGCAATGGAGCCCAGGAGATGACACGAATCGTAAACGTAACCGCCGCCCTTGATGAAACCGCTCCCGAAATCACCTTGGTAGGTGGAACGGTTAACCGAACGAGGGGAGCTACCTATGTTGACCCTGGCTATTCGGCAACGGACAATATAGATGGTGATATAACAGCAAATGTAGTAGTTTCAGGTCTTCCGAATATGAGTGTAGTCGGTAGCTATACTGTTACCTATAATGTGAGTGATTTAGCTGGAAATCCAGCACCTCAGAAAACTAGAAGAGTAAACGTAACTGCTCCACAAGTAACAATAACATATAATGAATCTACAGGTGTTTACACAGCACCGGGTGGGTCAAGGGTGACAGTTACATTGCGATCATATGGAGCAGGTAAGGGGAATGCTAGCGTGTCAGGAGGCGGGTCGGCGTATACCTCTTGGAATGGATCTGATAGTACTGAATTTACAGAGACCGATTTTTATGAATTCGATATGCCTTCCAGTGGCAATGTAACATTCTCATCTTCTCATATGGAGATAATTCCTACTTCGCAATCGAGCGTAACAATTGAAAACGATGAAGGTGCTACGAAAAGTTTTACTTTAGTAAAAAATAATGGAATACCTTGA
- a CDS encoding conjugal transfer protein TraO yields the protein MKHITVLLLLLCFPIVVFSQTYSNTFSVSGGLFGDGYGGEITYNTNLSENTHTQIALNGTSTNYKSGSASIPYTSVTASYSYFLTVWNRNRKMQSLSLGGGALAGYESVNNGNVELNNIISVDGDSKFIFGAVVTADLDIILTEHLSLLVKTSEFYHVNSDFGNLTNYSGLGIRYYFN from the coding sequence TTGAAACATATCACGGTTTTACTTTTATTGCTATGTTTTCCTATAGTAGTTTTTTCTCAAACTTATTCCAATACATTTTCGGTATCCGGTGGTTTATTTGGTGATGGCTATGGAGGAGAGATAACTTACAATACTAACCTGAGTGAAAATACCCACACCCAAATAGCACTAAATGGCACTTCTACAAATTATAAAAGTGGATCTGCAAGTATCCCATATACAAGTGTCACAGCGAGTTATTCTTACTTTCTTACAGTCTGGAACAGGAACAGGAAAATGCAGTCCCTTTCATTGGGTGGTGGAGCCTTAGCGGGTTATGAGTCGGTGAACAATGGTAATGTAGAACTGAATAATATTATTTCTGTTGACGGGGATAGTAAGTTTATTTTTGGAGCAGTAGTTACGGCCGATTTGGACATTATACTTACCGAACACCTTTCCTTATTGGTAAAGACCTCCGAATTTTACCATGTAAACAGCGATTTTGGAAATCTTACGAATTATAGCGGATTGGGAATCAGGTACTATTTTAATTGA
- a CDS encoding toxin-antitoxin system YwqK family antitoxin, whose translation MFRTSSFLLIFFVVFSCKNEVHKELYPSGNLKFESTIGENGLFNGGYTEYYDSGEVKTKGKYVNGSISDTVYVYYRNGNLKSKGLFEEDIKKGWWNYYREDGKPKSFEEYVIVRDSMYKNQSIHYLNNEEIDLKNSSFFSLEISDTIEVGKNIGKVLNYNSNYTSDKYYLSDYYFLTVIVENEYENGLIKKDTFSDGSFSPGFGIFARKKGNQTVRGSILEEIVYDIPSDSSVVVKEHFKYFEKDVFVQ comes from the coding sequence ATGTTTCGTACGTCAAGTTTTCTACTCATCTTTTTTGTTGTGTTCTCCTGTAAAAATGAAGTACATAAAGAGCTCTACCCAAGTGGTAATTTAAAGTTTGAATCTACGATAGGCGAAAATGGATTGTTTAACGGGGGGTATACTGAATATTATGATTCGGGGGAAGTCAAAACCAAAGGGAAATACGTAAATGGTAGTATTTCGGATACGGTTTATGTATATTATAGAAATGGGAACCTGAAATCAAAAGGACTTTTTGAAGAAGACATTAAAAAGGGTTGGTGGAACTATTATCGAGAAGATGGGAAACCAAAGAGTTTTGAGGAGTACGTTATCGTCCGTGACAGTATGTACAAGAATCAATCGATACATTATCTGAATAATGAGGAAATAGACTTAAAAAACAGTTCTTTCTTTAGTTTGGAAATATCCGATACGATAGAGGTGGGTAAAAATATTGGAAAAGTTTTGAACTATAATTCCAACTATACATCGGATAAATATTATCTGTCGGATTACTATTTCTTAACGGTAATCGTTGAAAATGAATATGAAAACGGGTTGATAAAAAAAGACACTTTTAGTGATGGTTCTTTTTCTCCGGGTTTTGGGATTTTCGCTAGAAAAAAAGGAAATCAGACAGTTAGAGGTAGTATCTTGGAGGAAATAGTATACGACATTCCTTCTGATAGCTCCGTAGTTGTTAAAGAGCATTTCAAATACTTCGAAAAAGATGTGTTCGTTCAATAA